One window from the genome of Sphingomicrobium arenosum encodes:
- a CDS encoding tyrosine-type recombinase/integrase, translating into MGMSEFDPGARAMRPWNAGTQVGPKRPLTQKQIWAIRFHLDRELRIRDRALFDLAIDSKLRGCDLVELKIGDLVAGSEIRHRATITQRKTNRPVQFEITADARMSLSAWLERRGGTIEDFAFPSRVDHDQHLSTRQYARLVDEWVTAVGLRKKDYGTHSLRRTKASIIYKATGNLRAIQILLGHSKIENTVRYLGVDIEDALTLSEKTEI; encoded by the coding sequence ATGGGCATGTCAGAATTCGACCCGGGTGCGCGTGCGATGCGGCCGTGGAATGCCGGCACCCAAGTCGGTCCTAAGCGTCCGCTCACGCAGAAGCAGATTTGGGCAATTCGGTTTCATCTGGATCGCGAGCTACGGATCAGGGACCGGGCGCTGTTCGATCTTGCCATCGACAGCAAACTACGAGGCTGCGACCTCGTCGAGCTCAAGATTGGCGATCTGGTTGCAGGGTCGGAAATTCGACACCGAGCTACGATCACCCAGCGAAAGACGAATAGACCGGTCCAGTTCGAGATAACGGCTGACGCGCGAATGAGCCTGTCGGCTTGGCTCGAGCGACGTGGCGGCACGATCGAGGATTTCGCATTCCCTAGCCGGGTAGATCATGACCAGCACTTGAGCACCCGGCAGTACGCGAGATTGGTGGACGAATGGGTCACAGCGGTCGGCCTCAGAAAGAAGGATTACGGCACTCATTCGCTGCGACGAACTAAGGCGTCGATCATCTACAAGGCCACGGGAAACCTGAGGGCCATTCAAATCCTCCTCGGGCACTCCAAGATAGAGAACACCGTGCGATATCTGGGGGTCGACATCGAAGACGCCCTCACCCTGTCAGAAAAAACCGAGATCTGA
- a CDS encoding DUF805 domain-containing protein: MQGNKVSFGEHFRLLFEFSGREDRSSFWAYAAAVFGLSMVLTMLAMLAPMFASMRSMQNYAEAHPESVTISHGPGHYSMSVQGGEFSPDFTLMFLAMGMVVLVAIVLLAAAVVRRLHDTGRSGWWGLMPVPFIAFSMIAMPQVFSPGRTPSAPDPGLFMAIFLSNMFYMLALLALVVLLALKSTDGPNRFGAAGAAAT, translated from the coding sequence ATGCAGGGAAATAAAGTCTCTTTTGGCGAACACTTTCGACTGCTGTTCGAGTTTTCGGGCCGCGAGGACCGTTCGAGTTTTTGGGCCTATGCTGCAGCTGTATTCGGGCTGTCGATGGTTCTGACGATGCTAGCGATGCTGGCTCCGATGTTCGCTAGCATGCGGTCGATGCAGAATTACGCGGAAGCGCATCCGGAAAGCGTGACCATTTCTCACGGACCGGGGCACTATTCGATGTCGGTTCAGGGAGGGGAGTTCTCGCCCGACTTCACACTGATGTTTTTGGCAATGGGAATGGTTGTCCTCGTAGCCATTGTTCTCTTAGCTGCCGCAGTGGTTCGCCGGCTGCACGATACCGGAAGAAGTGGATGGTGGGGCCTTATGCCGGTTCCTTTCATCGCATTTTCAATGATTGCGATGCCGCAAGTCTTCTCGCCGGGGCGCACTCCAAGCGCGCCAGATCCGGGCCTCTTTATGGCGATTTTCCTCAGCAACATGTTCTACATGTTGGCCCTTCTCGCTCTTGTCGTCCTTCTGGCGCTCAAATCGACTGATGGACCAAACCGCTTTGGCGCGGCCGGCGCAGCTGCAACTTAA
- a CDS encoding DUF421 domain-containing protein yields the protein MIDDPAFWLPQDGSLIGVLVGAIILYFYTVVLVRLLGKRATAKMNNFDWLIAVATGSLLASGILVPDISIGAAVLGMATLGVCQYAVTKFFAKTDVADDAFKAEPRLLLHKGVWLDEAMVASRITRQEVLSRLRSEGLTSVNDVNWVVIEPDGQLSVIERSELELGQADTMDGVVYDPETLVQKERWPKR from the coding sequence ATGATCGATGATCCCGCATTCTGGCTACCGCAGGACGGCAGCCTGATCGGTGTCCTGGTCGGGGCAATAATCCTTTATTTCTACACGGTTGTTCTTGTTCGGCTGCTGGGTAAGCGCGCCACTGCGAAGATGAACAATTTCGATTGGTTGATAGCGGTCGCGACAGGAAGCCTCCTCGCTAGCGGCATTCTCGTTCCCGATATCAGTATAGGGGCTGCAGTGCTCGGCATGGCCACGCTCGGGGTGTGCCAATATGCGGTGACCAAATTCTTCGCCAAGACCGATGTTGCGGACGACGCCTTCAAGGCCGAGCCGAGGTTGCTCCTTCACAAGGGGGTCTGGCTGGACGAGGCGATGGTAGCCTCACGGATCACCCGGCAGGAAGTCCTTTCCAGGCTTCGTAGCGAAGGTCTGACTAGCGTCAACGATGTGAATTGGGTCGTCATCGAACCTGATGGACAATTGTCGGTCATCGAACGCAGCGAGCTGGAGTTGGGGCAGGCCGATACGATGGATGGAGTGGTATACGATCCCGAGACGCTGGTGCAGAAAGAACGCTGGCCGAAGCGGTAA
- a CDS encoding CsbD family protein — MNWDRVEGNWKQFKGNVKEEWNELTNDEIDAMEGRREQLEGRIQERYGIERDEARRQVDAWYERQNVDTHT, encoded by the coding sequence GTGAACTGGGATAGGGTCGAAGGAAACTGGAAGCAATTCAAAGGAAACGTAAAAGAAGAATGGAACGAGCTTACAAACGACGAAATTGACGCAATGGAAGGCCGTCGTGAGCAATTGGAAGGACGGATCCAAGAACGCTATGGCATTGAGCGTGATGAAGCTCGCCGCCAAGTCGACGCTTGGTATGAGCGCCAGAATGTGGATACCCACACCTGA
- a CDS encoding SDR family oxidoreductase, whose product MTTDQIFHSKIDEEPDLPGAEAELDEQPSWQPRYPGSKRLEGKVAIVTGGDSGIGRAVAALFAREGADIAIVYLADEETEDARTTQEAVKSEGQKAILLQGDLGCEKFAHEVIERTLERFGRLDVLVNNAGEQHPDNEIEEITDEQLRRTFQTNIFSMFYLVQAARPHLKRGSAIINCTSVTMYKGSDNLLDYSATKGAITAFTRSLSENLVGEGIRVNAVAPGPIWTPLNPCGGQPPEDMDDFGKDTPMGRPGQPNEVAPAFLFLACDDSSYMSGQVLHPNGGIVVGS is encoded by the coding sequence ATGACCACGGACCAGATTTTCCACTCGAAGATCGATGAAGAACCCGATCTGCCGGGCGCCGAAGCGGAACTCGACGAACAGCCTAGTTGGCAACCTCGATATCCCGGATCGAAACGTCTTGAGGGCAAGGTTGCCATCGTAACTGGTGGCGATAGCGGGATCGGCCGTGCAGTGGCCGCCCTCTTTGCACGCGAGGGTGCGGACATCGCGATTGTCTATCTGGCTGACGAAGAGACCGAAGATGCGCGCACCACCCAAGAGGCCGTGAAGTCCGAAGGGCAGAAGGCTATCCTGCTGCAAGGTGATCTGGGATGCGAGAAATTTGCGCATGAAGTAATCGAGCGCACTCTCGAACGATTCGGGCGGCTCGACGTACTGGTGAACAATGCGGGAGAGCAGCATCCTGACAACGAAATCGAGGAAATTACCGACGAACAACTTCGCCGTACATTTCAGACCAATATTTTCTCGATGTTCTATTTGGTTCAGGCTGCACGTCCCCATCTCAAACGCGGTAGCGCGATCATCAACTGCACGAGCGTGACGATGTACAAGGGATCGGACAATCTTCTCGACTATTCAGCGACGAAAGGCGCCATTACAGCCTTTACTCGCTCACTGTCCGAAAATCTTGTCGGCGAGGGCATTCGCGTTAATGCCGTAGCACCCGGACCGATCTGGACTCCACTCAATCCTTGTGGCGGCCAGCCGCCGGAGGACATGGATGATTTCGGAAAGGATACGCCGATGGGTCGACCGGGGCAGCCGAACGAGGTGGCCCCCGCCTTCTTGTTTCTCGCGTGCGATGATTCCAGCTACATGTCGGGTCAGGTCCTTCACCCAAATGGCGGTATCGTCGTAGGAAGTTAG